One window of the Devosia sp. 2618 genome contains the following:
- a CDS encoding calcium-binding protein, with protein sequence MTDTSVNSKAVAATDRLELAFGKLDALFSSSAANKVLAPSKLSATLIKLDNKAGDYIQFDGAGFKITSGNNLAEKFGNFANSLASLAGDPNTSLKSITFGTKAGIVAKLDLTAKEIKLTVGTEIVSIKGDFPTKLGQIYKVIKETTGLDSKTGFDPAKLKLLVLKPGAELSKFDIDSISLASNKVKLLDATFTDKVIKVTSGKVVVEAKGHFPDNAGDLYNALREMVTVNKPGSSTLFSFVKTIGATASLNKYDVDSISIKNGTKIVGSASFTTKAVSIQLGDYKLTATGTFPHSAADFAKLLIDIEAGRPITSVKLTSLKLIDLHDNSVLASASGTISSADAFNIIDAIDHSYTGINVIEGTSGADKIVGTAAHEFIIGGAGNDELRGGAGNDRLDGGAGNDTLYGDAGDDLLFGEAGNDKLYGGAGNDKLDGGAGNDLLDGGAGNDQLYGGLGADILIGGAGADTFIYKSIKESTLDAKGRDFINDFSQAQKDKINLSAIDANTKIAGDQAFNFVGTKAFTNKAGELRYEHKDGDTYVYGDVDGDGKADFAIVLDTTIKLVATDFIL encoded by the coding sequence TTGACCGACACCTCTGTCAACTCCAAGGCCGTGGCCGCTACAGACCGTCTGGAGCTCGCCTTTGGCAAGCTCGACGCTTTGTTCTCCAGCAGCGCCGCCAACAAAGTTCTGGCGCCAAGCAAACTGAGCGCGACCCTGATCAAGCTCGACAACAAGGCCGGCGATTACATCCAGTTCGACGGCGCCGGCTTCAAGATCACTTCGGGCAACAACCTTGCCGAGAAGTTCGGCAACTTCGCCAATTCCCTTGCCAGCCTGGCGGGCGATCCAAACACCAGCCTGAAATCCATCACCTTCGGCACCAAGGCTGGTATTGTCGCCAAGCTCGATTTGACCGCCAAGGAAATCAAGCTGACGGTCGGCACCGAAATCGTCAGCATCAAGGGCGATTTCCCGACCAAGCTCGGCCAGATCTACAAGGTCATCAAAGAAACCACCGGCCTCGATAGCAAGACCGGTTTCGATCCAGCCAAGCTCAAGCTGCTCGTGCTCAAGCCCGGCGCTGAGCTGTCCAAATTCGACATCGACTCGATTTCGCTGGCCAGCAACAAGGTCAAGCTGCTCGACGCGACCTTTACCGACAAGGTGATCAAGGTCACCTCCGGCAAGGTGGTTGTCGAGGCCAAGGGCCACTTCCCCGACAATGCCGGCGACCTCTATAACGCCCTGCGCGAGATGGTCACTGTCAACAAGCCCGGCTCGTCGACGCTGTTCAGCTTCGTCAAGACGATCGGCGCCACGGCATCGCTCAACAAATACGACGTCGATTCGATTTCCATCAAGAATGGTACCAAGATCGTCGGCTCTGCCAGCTTCACCACCAAGGCTGTATCGATCCAGTTGGGCGACTACAAGCTGACCGCAACGGGCACCTTCCCGCATTCGGCAGCGGACTTCGCCAAGCTCTTGATCGACATCGAAGCCGGCCGGCCGATCACCAGCGTCAAGCTGACCAGCCTCAAGCTCATCGATCTGCATGATAATTCGGTTCTGGCCTCGGCCAGCGGCACCATCAGCAGCGCCGATGCCTTCAATATCATCGATGCCATCGACCACAGCTATACCGGTATCAATGTCATCGAAGGCACTTCTGGCGCCGACAAGATCGTCGGTACCGCGGCCCATGAATTCATCATTGGTGGTGCCGGTAACGACGAACTGCGCGGTGGTGCCGGCAACGACCGTCTCGACGGCGGTGCGGGAAATGACACGCTATACGGCGATGCCGGCGACGATTTGTTGTTTGGCGAAGCGGGCAACGACAAGCTCTATGGCGGTGCCGGTAACGACAAGCTCGACGGTGGGGCAGGCAACGACCTGCTCGACGGCGGTGCTGGCAATGACCAGCTTTATGGCGGCCTCGGCGCAGACATCCTGATTGGTGGCGCTGGTGCGGACACCTTCATCTATAAGTCCATCAAGGAAAGCACCCTCGACGCCAAAGGCCGAGACTTCATCAATGATTTCAGCCAGGCGCAGAAGGACAAGATCAACCTTTCCGCCATCGACGCCAACACCAAGATCGCGGGCGATCAGGCTTTCAACTTCGTTGGCACCAAGGCCTTCACCAACAAGGCCGGCGAACTGCGCTACGAGCACAAGGACGGCGATACCTATGTCTATGGTGACGTCGACGGCGACGGCAAAGCCGATTTCGCCATTGTTCTCGACACCACGATCAAGCTGGTTGCGACCGACTTCATCCTCTAG
- a CDS encoding GH25 family lysozyme has translation MAALAVVLVACSSGGGLYGPIQGDNRPHSGVDRARGMPIQGIDVARYQENVDFQRARQAGIQFVFMKATEGKDYIDPNFRVNWQRARDAGMPRGAYHFMTWCSLASEQAAWFIQNVPNDPSALPPVLDLEWNNHSSCKVKPNRADALEKIRYMLDAMERHTGKLPIIYTDMNFHRDIMEGEFFPNTFWLRSTAAEPHERYKNRAWTFWQWTQTGVVPGVKGEVDRNAFYGSQNDWLTFLSTGCDPRALASLQPTGRCQYVK, from the coding sequence ATGGCGGCATTGGCCGTTGTGCTGGTGGCTTGTTCCTCCGGCGGGGGGCTTTACGGTCCTATTCAGGGCGATAACCGCCCCCATTCCGGCGTTGACCGGGCGCGTGGCATGCCGATCCAGGGGATCGACGTGGCGCGCTATCAGGAAAATGTCGATTTCCAGCGTGCTCGGCAGGCCGGTATCCAGTTCGTCTTCATGAAGGCGACCGAGGGCAAGGACTATATCGACCCCAATTTCCGGGTGAACTGGCAGCGCGCCCGCGATGCCGGCATGCCGCGCGGCGCCTATCATTTCATGACCTGGTGCTCGCTGGCGTCGGAGCAGGCCGCCTGGTTCATCCAGAATGTGCCCAACGATCCAAGCGCACTGCCGCCGGTGCTCGATCTGGAGTGGAACAACCATTCGAGCTGCAAGGTGAAGCCGAACCGCGCCGATGCACTCGAAAAGATCCGCTATATGCTGGATGCCATGGAGCGCCATACCGGCAAGCTGCCGATCATCTATACCGACATGAACTTCCACCGCGACATCATGGAAGGCGAGTTCTTCCCCAATACGTTCTGGCTGCGCTCGACCGCTGCCGAGCCACATGAGCGCTACAAGAACCGCGCCTGGACCTTCTGGCAGTGGACGCAGACCGGCGTCGTGCCAGGCGTCAAGGGCGAGGTGGATCGCAACGCCTTCTACGGTAGCCAGAACGACTGGCTGACCTTCCTTTCGACGGGCTGCGACCCACGTGCTTTGGCATCATTGCAGCCGACCGGCCGCTGCCAATACGTCAAATAG
- a CDS encoding MarC family protein: MPTTTFFVAFATLFATVGVADIAFIFAALTKHNTARQRFAFATRGVIIAGIILLLFGVLGNPILEVFGITIPALRTAGGLLLFLIAIDMVFARHSGGTGTTDEEEVEARSRDDIAVFPLAMPLLAGPGAISAVILLTTGTTTTAEFWTVLFAIVVILFLAWLTLLVAIPIQRLLGVTGLAVVSRVVGILLAALAVQFVFDGIQSSGLLGGAAT; encoded by the coding sequence ATGCCGACAACGACATTCTTCGTCGCCTTTGCGACGCTGTTCGCCACGGTAGGCGTTGCCGATATCGCCTTCATCTTTGCCGCTCTCACCAAGCACAACACCGCCAGGCAGCGCTTTGCCTTTGCTACCCGCGGCGTGATCATCGCCGGCATCATCCTTTTGCTGTTCGGCGTGCTCGGCAATCCGATCCTGGAAGTCTTCGGCATCACCATCCCCGCGCTACGCACCGCTGGCGGATTGCTGCTGTTTTTGATCGCCATCGACATGGTGTTTGCGCGTCACTCCGGCGGTACCGGCACCACCGATGAAGAAGAAGTCGAAGCCCGTTCGCGCGACGATATCGCCGTCTTCCCGCTGGCCATGCCGCTGCTGGCTGGCCCCGGCGCCATCAGCGCGGTGATCCTGCTCACCACCGGCACCACCACCACCGCCGAATTCTGGACGGTGCTGTTTGCCATCGTGGTGATCCTGTTCCTCGCCTGGCTGACGCTATTGGTCGCCATTCCCATCCAGCGCCTGCTCGGCGTCACCGGCCTTGCCGTGGTGTCGCGCGTCGTCGGTATTCTGCTGGCGGCGCTGGCCGTACAGTTCGTCTTTGACGGTATCCAGTCGAGCGGCCTGCTGGGCGGCGCAGCGACCTGA